The DNA window TCATGGCCTCATGTCACACGGATTgaacaaaaagacagatttgTTACCTTTTTTATGccagtattattattttttctatcTATTACATAATTGTGGCTTCCTACTGTTTTATTCTAAACTTACTGATTGTATGGTCCTGGTCCACCTCGCCACAGTGACCTGGGAAAGACGAAGAAAATAACACGGTTATTTCTAAGACAGGAGGCAGATACTTCCTGACTGTcgtggtttgttgttgtttagttttataatGTGTTGATATTGTGTTTAGAATtcctttagtgtttcctgttttattttgtcatgtcTTATCGTCGTGTTTCTCTAtgtcctgtgtgtattgttactgtTACATTCTTgggttctctgtgtgtctttagtgtttcctgttttattttgtagttctcatccccagtgtttcttgtcttgtcctacttcctccctttgtctggtttccctccattttgatAGCCCTAaatgtcttcacctgtgtcgttagtctcccCTGTGTGTGATTACCCCTTTaagtctcagtgttccttcctTCTTGTTGTCATTTGGACTTTGTTTTATCCTTTAAAAGAGGTAagctttgtttttgccttttggtttaaaataaatcttttgttttgttctgcaaTAGGGTCCCGTTCCTTGTTTTCCCACAAACGTCCCTTATATCAATGAAAGTCTGATCGAGTGATGAGAAATCACTGAGCATCGATGccgtttttatttcattctgaaAAGAAGCACAAGCTGTTCTAGTCTACAATCATCCTGCTATTACGGATCATGTTCTCTTTCAGGTGTGCGTGGACGTACTGTAAGTGGGGAAGGGGAAGAGGTAAGCCAGAcccagattttgtttttcagcaagCTGCTCAAACTTGCCCAACATCGGCTCCGACAGATCATCCACAGACCTTCCTGCATGCAGAGCACAAATCAAACATTAGACAATCAGAACTGCATATTCTATACATGCAGTGCAGCAAAGCATGACGAGCAGCACGGCCTTGCTTTGAGATCTGAAACACCAAAAAATGGGTCGAAGGAACAAAGGAACCCACCGTAGAGTTTCATGGTGATTTTGCCACGTTTCTGGTAGAACATGATGGCGTAGTTGTCGTAGTCACTCTCCCCGATCACGATGTCAATATTGAGCTCAGGCCGAGATCCTGGTGGACACAGTAAAGAGCACTGTCACACAAAGGGATTCTACACACAATGCATCAAATATAATAAAAGAGAGGCATTGACCTTTAAGTGTCAGCTTGCCAGGGGTTGGGGAGATATTGTAGACTTGTAAAATCTCCCAACACTGGTGATTACTGACGAGAGAGAAAGTTTGTGTCAGATAAtcattcaataaaaaacagGCATCATAGTTATTGTACTTATTTAGCACTATTCCCTGtaggaggaaaggaaaggacatGTTGGCCtttttgtgttcacagtgtctataaagaatttaaaaatgttgattgttatttattttttatattcagtgtTTCACAATCTAACCAGATGTTTCCTCAGATTTAGTGTTGCTCAAGAAAGAACCAGCAAGATTGCTTCATTAGCATGGGCCAAACAGCATTAGTGACCTTCAAATCACAACAGATATTATTGGAATGTCCTACAAacaacagccacatttttaaaattttaaattgtGCAATATATACCCTTTGTTTTGGCAAAAGTTAGGTCACCATAACCCGAGAGTGTTTTTGTAATAAACTAATGGATCATATCGTCCtcgaggaaacacaaacaccaaacacatgTGGTTGAGGAATTAGGCAAAAGcatgaaaataataaatggTGGCCTAATGGCCCCATCTGCTGATAAATGAAGGTACTGAAGAATTGCTTTATAGTGAGAGGCCGTTAAATCTCCACGCATACTTCAGTTGTACTTACTGACGTGTTTTGGTGCTGACAGACAACGTTTGGTCAGAGTTAGGTGTGAGGGTCATTACTGTAGGCTCCACTCTGGTGCCGTGATTTATCAGGAAAGAGCATTTGGACGCAGTGTTAAGCAGGTACCATCTTCCTGCCATCTGCAACACAGGTGAGCAGAAAAATGGATGAAGAAATCCATAAGATCTCCAAAGCTGTCAGAAATGGTCAGTTTCTCTCTTTATGACAGAAAGATTTTACCGTTGATTGATTTCTTTACAGAGTCTATTAGCCTTCTCTACATACGATTGGCCCGATACCAAACCAAATAAACTCAAATTGAAAATATGAGTGAAGAGCGTAATCTAtctgatgattaaaaaaaaaaaaaaaaaacatctgcttcaaacatcctgctctgttGTGTCCAAATACTATTTCACCAAAAATGCCCCTGTTGCTTAAAACATCATATTGACACAATTACACAAGCATGTCCACATACCCAGCCCCCACACTAATCCATTACCAAGCACACttacatgtttgtatgttttaggCTCTGGTCAAATATATTGGCTGAAACAAGTATCTCCTGCGCAAATGATAAAGGTTCCATTCAAATCTACTTTGGATATTCTACTTTCCAATGTTAAAGATGTATGTGTCTTTGTCTTGCGTCGTAATTTGGTTTACTCTCTTATCTGCCAGATTCTGCTCTATTCTATAAAAGAGCTGCTCTTAATGTATtggtgtttttctctgtgtaagACTGTGAAGATTCTACTGGATGTTTGTCCCAGTGGTTATGAGCTAATGATAACTGAGTGGAGCTCGTACTTCTCTGCTTCTCGGCAGAAGAGCTGGATGGAAAGATCAAATATTTTAAGCCACAATTTACAAAttctaacattttattttcagtgtattTAATGTTCCTAAATACATCCACACCCATGTTGAAACTCCTTGATGGTAttatgtttttcctcttttaataatcagggattttttttcaaagctaaTGACttgagttttatttcattttaactttCTTTCTACATCTGATGCTGTATCCTCTGTTATTCAACTCTAGAGtgttaaggggaaaaaaactgctgcattaGTCAATGCATGGTGAACATACTGAATGGTACAAACATGATGGCAGCAATTAAATGAGAAACACAATCAATCTGTCAGtatttttaatagatcaattcttttttttagtgaAACTTTTCCATCAATATTGTCCAGTGTTTTGTCACGATTCATTTTAAATAGAAGTTATAATAGTCATCTTGTACTACACCCTATATAATCCAGAAAGGCTACCTGTCAAATTCTGGCTTGATTTTAAGGTACCAAGCAAAAACTTTGAACGACAAGACTCTCAAAATTAGCagtagtataaaaaaaaaagtcattgaTATATGACAAAGATAATACACAACCAACGACACAGACGTAGTGTCATGTGTATGATCTCCAGTGTCTTACCCGCTGTATGTCTATGTTCTGTGCAGGTGGGGCCAGGTCAATAGGATCAACCTTTGGCTTCTTCGGAGGTCGTCTTTGGGGTCGTGGTCGACTTACAGCCCCCCCTACCGCCTCCGTGGAACcccacaaacatacacacatcaaCCCCACCACCGCCAGCATCCAGCGCCACACTCCAACCATCGTATCACTCCTCACAATAAAACCTCCAAGGGTCAGTGTTTCTCCTTTAGGACTCCGCAGGTACCTGGTTCTTActggtttcttttttctaaactaCTGGTTCTTgttgttctctgtttctgtctgtagtCTATGTTTTCCAATCTGATCCACTCCACTTTAAACAGGCACAGATAAAGCACATACActaaagaggagcaggagacaaacattGGGAAACAGGGGATGGCCTGTTTGGTTAAATATTGACTTGGTTTACTGGCACTGATGAGGCCATACTGCATTTCTGCTGTATGCCGTAAAATGTCAGTAAGTGTTGACCTGATTATCCTAATGAACTTCActatgagcaaataaatcattaaaagatTCAGAAAGCAAACAAAGTATACATTTATTGGCAAATTACCAGACAAATCAATTTGATCTATAAATGTGACATCAGACAGATAAACCTGAACACAAGCAAAACTTCCTGTGTTTTGAAATCTTCACAGAAAACAGGTATTCTTAGTTCAGGCCTTGTGCACTTTGATATGTAGTGTGTTCTTTAACATTATGGGTTTAGACACTATTCCACATTGTTTCAAACTACAAAACGGTGACAAACGTAATTtactatttatacattttttatcaaCAAAATCATAAATCAATTCTAAAAAATCTATCTTTgtttgaaagtgtgtttttattaggTGGTTGAGCTTAGTGAAAAGGCTGATGGTTGACAGATTGAGTTAGTATAAGTGTATCTGAAATGCAATGTCTGCAGATTATTACCTGAACCCCAGTGCATGTATAAACCTTCTGAACAAGAGACTGAGCTGAATTCAGTCAATCATACCACAGGAAGTTAATTCCCTTCTAAACCCATACTATCAAAACCTTTGTTATAAAcatataatataattaaaaacCATGAAACACCTTCATTTGGCCTCCTAAAAGGGACCGGTCTGCATTAAAACATGGAGCAAGTGTTTTGTGTTCAGGGGTTTCAAAATGTCCATGCACGCAATCTCAGTTTTCCTCTGGCAAGTCGGGCTTGAGGTTTTCTCTGGGTTTAAATGTGAGGGCTACGCTGTTGATACAGAACCGCTGACCTGTGGGGTCTGGCCCATCTTCAAACACATGACCCAGGTGGGCATCACACtgcatcaaacaaacacagaagcacaAAAGTTGTAGGTGAATTATGAAGTTtacctctgtttgtttattttaaagaaaatgtagcaGGAAATACTGAATGCAAAGTTCAAATATTATAACGATGCAGTCGACATTTCTATATTCACTGGAAAAGCTACACTAAGCAAACATGAACTTTGTCCTCGAAGCTTAGAACACAACTCACAGTTTTACAAAGGACCTCTGTACCCGCAGTTCCCAGGCTGTTGTCGGGGCGACGAATGATGGAGGCGTGGCTTTCATCCCTCTCCCATGTCCCATGAGCCTCTTTGAATGCAGGCCAGCCTGTCCCAGAGTTGTACTTAGCTTCTGAACTATAAGAATGAAAATGTCCTACATTACTATCAGTTCAGTCAGGACCACTTTGTCAAGGAAAATGACTTCGttgcaattatttatatttggtgGTATGGCTCTGTTCTGGGACCTCCCTGCCCTTCCATGTGCTTATGTCAGCAAACGTAGGCAGGCTATAGCAGTTTAAATAAGGCAGCATAAGTACTATTTAGCAAAAAAGgatgctttatttttattttttatattttacattttaaaattctgttttatatattgtaatacagtggttctcaaactatggtacgcgtaccaccAGTGGTAcgtgggctccctgtggtggtacgcagagaaatctccacaatataaaaaacaaacccattCAGCATAAAacgtcaatttttttttttgtcgtactcttatctatctaatctagtttttgcaacaaacaactttaatctgctcaatttatgctcgcacacagacataaacaacaacaggagtacgcctcgcgttttgaaaagttccactcgatattccgttatagttcagtactgaaacaacagcaagcagctgtaggcctacattaacagaatatcagaTAATAAAGCGAcagagacttataataaagCGGCACCTGCACCCTCACgcgctctcactctctcaggcacgcagcaattttatgaataaatgaaaaattaaatgagaacaggtcggcaatatacttgggcccaggtatcgtgtttgtgtgggaaacactggagactaaatatttccaaacaggttgttggtataaagttgtcatttttattgtgctgcacttttgtgtgtgcaagttctagcgctagcccttagtcggcctacagtgtggctgccagcagtcaataataaataagctataattgctagttctgctttattttcttgttaattgtttagcaccaatacaccaagtcaaattccttgtatatgtaaatgtacttggcaataaaccccgattctgattctgatactgATTCTGATAAAGCAAATCAGCTGGCCATCAGCTGATGCGGCTTGTGAGATCAGCTGTTACCGAAACTCAATAGTAGAGTGtaatattttatgtattttcaaCAATTTACCACATTGGACTATCCTTGGGCTGTTTGCTACGGACCTTGGCTTTTAGCTTCCATTTAACATCAtttgtagtaaaaaaaacagacaataataGTATTTTTCTAAAAAGACTTTACTTGTCATGCCATACAAAACATTGAGAACTATTCCTTTTCTGCTATTTTACCTGAAAATAGGAGAATCACAGCAGACACAGTGGTACATCCCCACCTCAGAATGGTTCAGGTAGATCCCACTAAAGGGCTAag is part of the Labrus mixtus chromosome 19, fLabMix1.1, whole genome shotgun sequence genome and encodes:
- the c8g gene encoding complement component C8 gamma chain; the protein is MVGVWRWMLAVVGLMCVCLWGSTEAVGGAVSRPRPQRRPPKKPKVDPIDLAPPAQNIDIQRMAGRWYLLNTASKCSFLINHGTRVEPTVMTLTPNSDQTLSVSTKTRHNHQCWEILQVYNISPTPGKLTLKGSRPELNIDIVIGESDYDNYAIMFYQKRGKITMKLYGRSVDDLSEPMLGKFEQLAEKQNLGLAYLFPFPTYSHCGEVDQDHTINCVPTC
- the msrb2 gene encoding methionine-R-sulfoxide reductase B2, mitochondrial, with the translated sequence MSRFAARRLFTAVSHRATARSRVLPRRTPVFFRPVCTSQGLLSLTRYNETTDWQKKLTPEQYVVTREKGTEEPFSGIYLNHSEVGMYHCVCCDSPIFSSEAKYNSGTGWPAFKEAHGTWERDESHASIIRRPDNSLGTAGTEVLCKTCDAHLGHVFEDGPDPTGQRFCINSVALTFKPRENLKPDLPEEN